A stretch of the Synechocystis sp. PCC 7338 genome encodes the following:
- a CDS encoding DUF433 domain-containing protein → MNRRLVESLAEAVIALPVEDYSLFQNTLMAKMIKKTPEVCGGQACIRDTRIAVWTIISLINQGGTDLELLADFPGLTAFDLLTIKEYYQSHRQEIDNLIDYQDQENYHD, encoded by the coding sequence ATGAATAGGAGATTGGTAGAATCTTTGGCAGAGGCAGTTATTGCATTGCCGGTGGAGGACTATAGTTTATTTCAAAATACCCTCATGGCAAAGATGATCAAAAAAACACCAGAGGTATGCGGTGGCCAAGCTTGTATTCGGGATACTCGAATTGCAGTCTGGACAATTATTTCTCTTATCAATCAAGGAGGTACGGATTTGGAGCTACTGGCCGATTTTCCTGGATTAACTGCCTTTGATTTGTTGACTATTAAAGAATATTACCAATCTCATCGACAAGAAATTGATAATCTTATTGATTACCAAGATCAAGAAAATTATCATGATTAA
- the cobN gene encoding cobaltochelatase subunit CobN, whose translation MSQFKTIATVAIIFYRSHYLSGNTTPIDALCQTLVKHNLNSLAIYVSSLREPDVQSEVLDILENLNQPLGAILNTTSFSLAKLQRQIGNLETIPLWQKLNVPVLQVILSGGDRQQWQEGVRGLNPRDLAMNVALPEVDGRIITRAISFKAMADRHPQLETEVVIYEPVPDRVEWVAELTKNIINCAHTEISQRKIALILANYPNKDGRLANGVGLDTPASCLQVLEALKNAGYTLDSIPQDTQSLITQLTQGVTNDQELAPYRAINQTIATEKVWQFFYSLPQPVQQAMTERWQVRESWDNLPDQFAISGIQLGNIFVGIQPARGYDFDPSLNYHAPDLEPTLHYLAFYLWLRQEFSVQALIHLGKHGNLEWLPGKSVVLSDHCYSEIALGPLPNFYPFIVNDPGEGTQAKRRSQACIIDHLTPPLTRAELYGDLEKLEALIDEYYEAQALDPTRLKTIGDRLRKLLETSDLQTDLGLTAPALKDLQPLLTSADSYLCELKEAQIRDGLHILGQTPHGEQLRDLAISIARSPSYQRLGLTQAIAFDLGLDFDPVLDDPKQPWRFSATMQVKLQQWGLTKFIELFNSCRIGGQVIEILEEIAKELVGSRLKVVCADQKVHLFFHKPDSKTKSSLDYIEQILLPLLQETPQEITNLLRGLNGEYIASGPAGAPSRGRPDVLPTGRNFYSVDIRAIPTETAWDIGRRAAETLIEKYTQDHGEYPQTLAISIWGTSTMRTGGDDIAQVLALLGVQPVWDAPSHRIIDFEILPLAILKRPRVDVTVRISGFFRDSFPNLVEFLHQTIAAVAQLDEPEAMNPLAAKVKQETKQWQQLGLPMEEAVTKATYRIFGSKPGAYGAGLQGLIESQNWQGDSDLARAYLNWSCYAYDRRGIGHNQPEVFEQRLKNLQIVLHNQDNREHDLLDSDDYYQFQGGLTAAVRSLTGQNPTVYFGDNANPAQPKVKSLTQEIAKVYRSRVINPKWITGVMRHGYKGVFEMAATLDYLFAYDATTHCVEDFMYDGVAKAYLLDDKVQKFMKQHNPWALRDMAERLLEAHQRQLWRNVDNELLDQLRAIAHGAEEILENSQIHPRQ comes from the coding sequence ATGTCTCAATTTAAAACCATTGCAACTGTTGCGATTATTTTTTACCGCTCCCATTATTTATCCGGTAACACAACTCCTATTGATGCTCTTTGTCAGACCTTAGTAAAGCATAATTTAAATTCCCTTGCCATTTATGTTTCTTCCCTAAGAGAACCTGACGTACAATCAGAAGTTTTAGATATTTTAGAAAATTTAAACCAGCCTTTGGGAGCTATTTTAAATACCACTAGTTTTTCCCTCGCCAAGTTACAAAGACAGATCGGTAATCTCGAAACCATCCCCCTCTGGCAAAAGCTAAATGTCCCGGTGCTACAGGTAATTCTTAGCGGTGGCGATCGCCAACAATGGCAGGAAGGAGTGCGGGGGCTGAACCCAAGAGACTTAGCCATGAATGTGGCTTTACCGGAGGTGGACGGCAGAATTATTACTAGGGCAATTTCTTTTAAAGCGATGGCAGACCGTCATCCCCAACTGGAAACGGAGGTGGTGATCTATGAGCCTGTGCCGGATCGGGTTGAATGGGTAGCAGAACTAACTAAAAATATCATTAACTGCGCTCACACTGAAATTTCCCAACGGAAAATTGCCCTAATTTTAGCAAATTATCCTAACAAAGATGGTCGCTTAGCCAATGGCGTGGGACTGGATACCCCCGCTAGTTGTTTACAAGTTTTAGAAGCTTTAAAAAATGCTGGTTATACTCTTGACTCAATTCCTCAAGATACCCAAAGTTTAATTACACAATTAACCCAAGGGGTAACTAATGACCAGGAATTAGCCCCATATCGAGCCATTAATCAAACCATTGCCACAGAAAAAGTATGGCAATTTTTTTACAGTTTACCTCAGCCTGTACAACAGGCAATGACAGAGCGGTGGCAAGTTAGGGAAAGTTGGGATAATTTACCGGATCAATTTGCCATTAGTGGTATCCAATTGGGCAACATTTTTGTCGGTATTCAACCGGCCCGGGGCTATGATTTTGACCCTAGTTTGAATTATCATGCTCCCGATTTAGAACCCACTCTCCATTACCTCGCTTTTTATCTTTGGCTACGTCAGGAGTTTTCTGTCCAAGCATTAATTCATTTAGGTAAACACGGTAATTTGGAATGGTTACCGGGCAAAAGTGTCGTTTTGTCTGACCATTGCTACTCAGAAATTGCCCTGGGGCCCTTACCTAATTTTTATCCTTTTATTGTCAATGACCCAGGGGAAGGAACCCAAGCTAAACGTCGTAGCCAGGCTTGTATTATTGACCATTTAACTCCTCCTTTAACCAGGGCGGAGTTGTATGGTGATTTGGAAAAGCTAGAGGCTTTAATTGATGAATATTATGAAGCCCAAGCCCTAGATCCAACTCGTCTGAAAACCATTGGCGATCGCCTCCGTAAATTATTGGAAACCAGCGATTTGCAAACGGATTTAGGTTTAACCGCTCCGGCCCTGAAGGATTTGCAACCTCTGTTGACTTCGGCGGATAGTTACCTGTGTGAACTAAAGGAAGCCCAAATTCGGGATGGCCTACATATTCTTGGCCAAACTCCCCACGGGGAACAGTTACGGGATTTAGCGATTAGCATTGCCCGATCGCCATCCTATCAAAGACTCGGTTTGACCCAGGCGATCGCCTTTGATTTGGGACTAGATTTTGATCCGGTTTTGGATGATCCCAAGCAACCATGGCGGTTCTCAGCAACCATGCAGGTGAAGTTGCAACAATGGGGATTGACTAAATTTATTGAATTATTTAATTCCTGTCGCATAGGGGGACAGGTTATTGAAATTTTAGAAGAAATTGCCAAGGAGCTAGTGGGAAGTCGACTAAAAGTAGTATGCGCTGATCAAAAAGTCCATCTATTTTTCCATAAACCCGACAGTAAAACCAAATCTAGTCTTGATTATATCGAGCAAATTCTTTTACCACTACTGCAAGAAACCCCCCAGGAAATCACCAATTTACTCCGGGGTTTAAATGGTGAATATATTGCCAGTGGACCAGCGGGAGCACCTAGCCGGGGTCGCCCTGATGTATTACCGACGGGACGGAATTTTTATTCAGTGGATATTAGGGCCATTCCCACAGAAACGGCCTGGGATATTGGCCGTCGAGCCGCTGAAACCCTCATTGAAAAGTACACCCAAGACCACGGAGAATATCCCCAAACCTTAGCCATTTCTATTTGGGGTACTTCCACCATGCGTACTGGAGGGGATGACATTGCCCAGGTTCTTGCCCTGTTGGGAGTACAACCAGTGTGGGACGCCCCTTCTCATCGCATTATTGATTTTGAAATTTTGCCCCTTGCTATATTAAAACGCCCCCGGGTGGATGTGACTGTGAGAATTTCCGGATTTTTTCGGGATAGTTTCCCCAACTTAGTAGAATTTCTCCACCAGACGATCGCCGCTGTGGCTCAATTGGATGAACCGGAAGCGATGAATCCTTTAGCCGCAAAAGTTAAGCAAGAAACAAAACAATGGCAACAATTAGGTTTACCGATGGAGGAAGCCGTCACTAAAGCAACCTATCGTATTTTTGGCTCTAAACCAGGGGCCTATGGAGCTGGTTTACAAGGATTAATTGAATCCCAAAATTGGCAAGGTGATAGTGACTTAGCCAGGGCTTACCTAAATTGGAGTTGCTATGCCTACGATCGCCGGGGCATCGGCCACAATCAACCGGAAGTATTTGAACAGCGCCTAAAAAATCTACAAATTGTTTTACATAACCAAGACAATCGAGAACACGATTTACTTGACTCCGATGACTATTATCAATTCCAAGGGGGATTAACGGCGGCGGTGCGGTCATTAACTGGGCAAAATCCCACCGTTTATTTTGGTGATAATGCTAATCCTGCCCAGCCGAAAGTGAAGTCATTAACCCAAGAAATTGCCAAGGTTTACCGTTCCCGGGTGATCAATCCCAAATGGATCACGGGAGTAATGCGCCATGGCTATAAGGGCGTGTTTGAAATGGCCGCTACTTTAGACTATCTCTTTGCCTACGATGCCACTACCCATTGTGTGGAGGATTTTATGTACGATGGGGTGGCCAAGGCGTACCTACTCGATGACAAAGTGCAGAAATTCATGAAACAACACAATCCTTGGGCATTAAGAGATATGGCGGAAAGGTTGTTGGAAGCCCATCAACGGCAACTTTGGCGCAATGTGGACAACGAATTACTAGATCAGCTACGAGCGATCGCCCATGGTGCGGAAGAAATTTTGGAAAATAGTCAAATTCACCCTAGGCAATAA
- a CDS encoding response regulator transcription factor: MRSKVLIVEDERLVAQHIAQLLKSDGYEVCAIASDGATALKKIAEFYPDLILLDIRIKGEIDGVEVAERIKSLYSIPIVYLTAFSDGETLDRAQKTNPQGYVIKPFRRQQLISTLAIAMANHQQQEKPEEDNLSGSTGHYRLQPTLDYIQNHLDQGITVEFLAGAIGMSTAYFCRFFQKEMGCSPYQFIIQQRVERAKIILLERELPISEVALRCGFSSHSQLNYHFRNLLGITPKEYRSR; the protein is encoded by the coding sequence ATGAGAAGCAAGGTGTTAATTGTGGAGGATGAACGACTGGTGGCCCAGCACATTGCCCAGTTGTTAAAGAGCGATGGTTATGAAGTTTGTGCGATCGCCAGTGATGGAGCAACGGCGCTGAAAAAAATTGCTGAATTTTATCCAGATCTAATTTTGCTAGATATTCGCATTAAGGGAGAAATTGACGGGGTAGAGGTGGCTGAGCGCATTAAATCACTCTATTCCATTCCCATTGTCTATCTCACAGCTTTTTCCGATGGAGAAACCCTGGATCGGGCTCAGAAAACGAATCCCCAGGGCTACGTGATCAAGCCTTTTAGAAGACAACAACTGATCTCCACACTGGCGATCGCCATGGCCAACCATCAACAGCAAGAAAAGCCAGAGGAAGACAATCTGTCCGGATCAACGGGGCATTATCGCCTGCAACCGACCTTGGACTATATCCAAAACCATCTCGACCAAGGAATTACCGTTGAATTTCTGGCCGGGGCGATCGGCATGAGCACAGCTTACTTTTGTCGTTTTTTCCAAAAGGAAATGGGGTGTTCGCCCTACCAATTCATTATTCAACAACGGGTTGAGCGAGCCAAAATAATATTACTAGAAAGGGAATTGCCCATTAGCGAAGTTGCTTTGAGATGTGGTTTTAGCTCCCATAGTCAGCTTAACTACCATTTTCGTAATCTTTTGGGCATTACCCCGAAGGAATATCGCAGTCGTTAG
- a CDS encoding response regulator, with the protein MTAVITRQIPSEFLQTLIKEKATGRLTVQNPLDELVTWQVYLGKGKINFANSGVGGMQRVRYLLGNYLNENKISLPPQITDDYKYICDLWKQEIISFQQTRSILTQFSQEALVHFLAIPVTQCYFDQDDSIKDLFLNLELAKTTQSVEHKIRYWGELYPQINSPFQRPLVEDWQEVKTMLDLSYRRSEQWCEHLLEGLKNLSCLYELARKTNSSVLELALLFYPRIKSGEIKMLPYQEISVEDSNLPVVISVNNRPSVQQVVRETLGQRGFKVVCIDDPCHALAAAISHNPQLILIDADMPEISGYELCRLLRKSSAVRETPIILLNQNDGVMEQIQGRLAKASGQINKRFLSQELRQVRKDYLDSSPALCP; encoded by the coding sequence ATGACCGCCGTAATCACCCGCCAAATTCCTAGTGAATTCCTGCAAACCTTAATCAAGGAAAAGGCCACCGGGAGACTAACGGTACAAAATCCCCTTGATGAATTGGTCACCTGGCAGGTTTATCTTGGCAAAGGGAAAATTAATTTTGCTAACAGTGGCGTGGGGGGAATGCAGAGGGTTAGGTATCTTCTGGGGAATTATTTGAATGAAAATAAAATTAGTCTGCCCCCCCAAATCACGGACGACTATAAATATATCTGTGACCTTTGGAAACAAGAGATAATTTCCTTTCAACAAACCCGTTCGATTTTAACTCAGTTTTCCCAGGAAGCACTGGTACATTTTTTGGCTATTCCTGTTACTCAATGTTATTTTGATCAGGATGATAGCATTAAGGATCTGTTCCTTAATTTAGAATTAGCCAAAACTACCCAATCTGTGGAACATAAAATCAGATATTGGGGAGAATTATATCCTCAGATCAATTCGCCTTTCCAGCGCCCTTTGGTGGAAGATTGGCAAGAGGTAAAAACCATGCTGGATTTGAGCTACCGCCGCAGTGAACAGTGGTGTGAGCATCTGTTGGAGGGGTTAAAAAATCTCTCTTGCCTATATGAGCTAGCCCGCAAAACAAATAGCAGTGTTTTAGAGTTGGCTCTGTTATTTTATCCAAGGATCAAGTCAGGGGAGATTAAAATGTTGCCCTATCAAGAAATTTCAGTCGAAGATTCCAATCTACCGGTGGTAATTTCCGTTAACAATCGTCCCTCTGTACAGCAGGTTGTGCGAGAAACCCTGGGTCAGCGAGGTTTTAAAGTGGTTTGCATTGACGACCCCTGCCATGCTTTAGCAGCCGCCATTAGCCATAATCCCCAGTTAATTCTCATTGATGCCGATATGCCTGAGATCAGTGGCTATGAACTCTGCCGTTTGCTGCGAAAATCTTCTGCGGTGAGGGAAACTCCTATTATTTTACTCAATCAAAATGATGGGGTAATGGAGCAAATCCAAGGGCGTTTAGCTAAGGCTTCTGGACAAATCAATAAACGGTTTTTATCCCAAGAGTTGCGGCAGGTTAGGAAAGACTATTTGGATTCTTCTCCGGCTCTTTGCCCCTAG
- a CDS encoding DUF5615 family PIN-like protein has translation MIKFYSNENLSLGLVNQLRQLGYNVLTSYDAGRANQRITDLFVLRDATTDGRCVITFNRNDFIELHLNGIRHKGIIICKEDRDQIGQASIIHDFLINQKTLDNRLIRILKQNQLGLKQPQFTVREYYHN, from the coding sequence ATGATTAAATTCTATAGCAACGAAAATTTATCCCTGGGCTTAGTTAATCAACTACGTCAATTAGGTTACAATGTTTTGACTTCCTATGATGCAGGGAGAGCCAACCAAAGAATTACTGATTTATTTGTTTTGAGAGATGCAACAACTGATGGACGTTGTGTAATTACATTTAATCGAAATGATTTTATCGAATTACATTTGAATGGAATAAGACACAAAGGCATAATAATTTGTAAAGAGGATCGAGATCAGATTGGACAAGCATCAATAATTCATGATTTTTTAATTAATCAAAAAACTCTAGATAATCGTTTAATCAGAATATTAAAACAAAATCAACTGGGATTGAAGCAACCACAATTTACGGTTAGAGAATATTATCATAATTAA
- the aroQ gene encoding type II 3-dehydroquinate dehydratase, whose product MSTVWKVLVLHGPNLSLLGQREPGIYGTLTLGEINDCLREDGASLGVEVSTFQSNGEGELVSAIHNALGNYHGIVFNAAAYTHTSIALRDALVAVQLPCVEVHLSNIHQRESFRHISHIAPVAIGQICGFGLNSYRLGLRALVDYLNDQADS is encoded by the coding sequence ATGTCAACTGTGTGGAAAGTATTGGTGCTCCATGGCCCCAATTTGAGTTTATTGGGCCAGCGAGAACCAGGTATCTACGGCACCCTAACCCTAGGGGAAATTAACGATTGCCTCCGGGAAGATGGGGCAAGTTTAGGGGTAGAGGTGAGCACCTTTCAGTCCAACGGGGAAGGAGAATTAGTTAGTGCCATCCATAATGCCCTGGGTAATTACCACGGCATCGTCTTTAATGCGGCGGCCTATACCCACACCAGCATTGCTCTACGGGATGCGTTGGTGGCTGTGCAACTCCCCTGTGTGGAAGTGCATCTGAGTAATATTCATCAGCGGGAATCATTTCGGCATATTTCCCACATTGCCCCGGTGGCGATCGGGCAAATTTGCGGCTTTGGGCTAAATAGTTATCGTTTGGGATTGAGGGCTTTGGTGGATTATCTTAACGATCAGGCTGATAGTTAA
- a CDS encoding PAS domain S-box protein: MAITAFTLGDFFSANGYMPHGHCYLWQTPLVWLHVTADFFTAIAYYSIPVILLYFLRKRQDMPFPNIIFLFGAFILCCGTSHFFDIITLWYPIYWVSGVVKASMAIVSIITVSELIKIIPNALDLKSPTELATLNLVLNQEIKERQTAEIALQELNNNLEKRVEDRTTQLAKINQQLEQEIQDKTKAKEALEKNKDQLAQLAAIVESSQDAIISKTLDGIITSWNESAERLFGYMAKEIIGAHISKLIPDGLILEEELISECIRQGQRINTYETQRQRKNGSKIDVALTISPIRDEHGNIVGASKIARDITARLEVENALRESQYFIEKLANYSPQILYILDPIAWKNIYVNYQSLEILGYTPEEFKNGGTDLLLNILHPEDLPTLYNNKDFWEKAGDGQVLTTEYRMRHKNGSWRWLRSREVVFARDDYGQVTKVLGTAQDISDSKKQEQKLYEQGRRELLLRQITQRIRQSLDLPTIFDTVVQEIRQFLGADRVVIFQFASATNFAIGDIVAESVSPPFQSLLNQTVEETCFSSNYAHKYQQGRIQAIEDIYQSELRQCHIDFLASLQVRANLVLPLINDAVLWGLLCIHQCDQTRLWEPTEIDLLKQITNQFEIAIQQAILYEQAQQELASKNYLFIQLTNELQQKKVLLKEIHHRVKNNLQIMSSLLYLQFSKASPMVQKLSEEYQNRIQSMALIHEQLYRSEDLANIDFNEYLKNLTHNICQSYGFHRRNISIKLLVEQVKVPLEQSIPLGLIIQELVSNALKHAFPTAVGEITIQFTSVENHYSLQVQDNGVGVSKEIDLENTDSLGMQLIYSLTEQLQGELHYQYVDGAKFALQFSI; this comes from the coding sequence ATGGCAATCACCGCATTTACCCTGGGGGACTTTTTTTCAGCCAATGGCTATATGCCCCATGGCCATTGCTACCTTTGGCAAACTCCCCTGGTTTGGCTCCATGTCACCGCCGATTTCTTCACGGCGATCGCCTACTATTCCATCCCCGTCATCCTGCTGTACTTCTTGCGTAAGCGACAGGATATGCCCTTTCCTAACATTATTTTTCTATTTGGGGCCTTTATCCTATGTTGTGGCACCAGTCATTTTTTTGACATTATTACCCTCTGGTATCCCATCTATTGGGTATCCGGTGTAGTCAAAGCTTCCATGGCGATCGTTTCCATCATCACCGTCTCCGAATTAATTAAAATTATACCCAATGCCCTGGACTTAAAATCTCCCACAGAATTGGCCACTCTTAATCTTGTCCTTAACCAAGAAATTAAAGAGAGACAAACAGCGGAAATAGCTCTACAGGAATTAAATAATAATCTTGAAAAAAGGGTAGAAGACCGGACCACTCAATTAGCCAAAATAAATCAACAATTAGAGCAAGAAATTCAGGATAAAACCAAGGCTAAGGAAGCTCTAGAAAAAAATAAAGATCAACTAGCGCAATTAGCTGCGATTGTGGAATCTTCCCAGGATGCCATTATTAGTAAAACCCTAGATGGCATCATTACCAGTTGGAACGAATCTGCTGAAAGACTATTTGGATATATGGCTAAAGAAATAATTGGCGCTCATATCAGCAAGCTTATTCCTGATGGATTAATACTAGAAGAAGAGCTTATTTCTGAATGTATTCGCCAAGGCCAAAGAATTAACACTTACGAAACTCAAAGACAGCGTAAGAATGGCAGTAAAATTGATGTTGCCCTGACCATTTCTCCCATTCGAGATGAACATGGAAATATAGTAGGAGCTTCCAAAATTGCGCGAGATATTACCGCCAGATTGGAGGTGGAAAATGCTCTACGGGAAAGTCAATATTTTATTGAAAAATTAGCCAATTATTCTCCCCAAATTCTGTACATTTTAGATCCCATTGCCTGGAAAAATATTTATGTTAATTATCAGTCTTTAGAAATCTTAGGTTACACCCCGGAGGAATTTAAAAATGGTGGCACCGACTTATTGTTAAATATTCTCCATCCCGAGGATCTACCAACCCTCTATAACAACAAGGACTTTTGGGAAAAGGCCGGAGATGGACAAGTTTTAACCACTGAATATCGTATGCGGCACAAAAACGGATCTTGGCGGTGGTTACGTTCCAGAGAAGTGGTGTTTGCCCGCGATGACTACGGCCAAGTTACTAAGGTTTTGGGTACTGCCCAGGATATCAGTGACAGTAAAAAGCAAGAGCAAAAACTTTATGAACAGGGACGTCGGGAGTTACTACTAAGGCAGATTACCCAACGCATTCGTCAATCTTTAGACCTACCAACTATTTTTGACACAGTGGTACAGGAAATTCGTCAATTTTTAGGGGCGGATCGAGTGGTAATTTTTCAGTTTGCATCAGCTACAAATTTTGCAATTGGCGACATTGTGGCGGAATCAGTATCGCCACCATTTCAATCTCTCCTCAATCAAACTGTTGAAGAAACTTGCTTCAGTAGTAACTATGCCCACAAATATCAACAGGGTAGAATCCAAGCCATTGAAGATATTTATCAATCTGAATTACGGCAATGCCACATTGATTTTTTAGCCAGTTTACAAGTGAGAGCTAACCTAGTTTTACCATTAATCAATGACGCAGTTCTGTGGGGTTTGCTCTGCATCCATCAATGTGATCAGACTCGACTTTGGGAACCAACGGAAATCGATTTGCTTAAGCAGATAACTAATCAGTTTGAAATCGCAATTCAGCAGGCGATTTTATATGAGCAAGCTCAACAAGAATTAGCTTCAAAAAATTATCTTTTTATTCAATTAACCAATGAATTACAACAGAAAAAAGTTTTACTGAAGGAAATTCATCATCGGGTTAAGAATAATTTGCAAATTATGTCTAGTTTGCTTTATTTACAGTTCAGCAAAGCATCCCCAATGGTGCAAAAATTAAGTGAAGAATATCAAAATCGTATTCAATCCATGGCCCTTATCCATGAGCAGCTATACCGTAGTGAAGACTTGGCCAATATTGATTTCAATGAATATCTCAAAAATTTGACCCACAACATTTGCCAAAGCTATGGGTTTCACCGGAGAAATATTAGTATAAAGCTTTTGGTTGAACAAGTAAAAGTTCCCTTGGAACAGTCCATTCCTTTGGGGTTGATTATTCAAGAATTAGTTTCTAATGCTTTAAAACACGCTTTTCCTACTGCAGTTGGAGAAATTACAATTCAGTTTACCTCAGTGGAAAATCATTATAGCCTCCAAGTACAAGACAACGGAGTAGGGGTATCCAAGGAGATTGACTTGGAAAATACTGATAGCTTGGGTATGCAACTTATTTACAGTCTTACCGAGCAACTTCAGGGAGAATTGCATTATCAATATGTCGACGGTGCTAAATTCGCCCTGCAATTTTCAATTTAG
- a CDS encoding bifunctional aldolase/short-chain dehydrogenase has protein sequence MKSLWDDREANQYQGDLSQRIYTSRLLGREPSLVLHGGGNTSVKCQVTNLVGEKEDILYVKGSGWDLATIEEAGFAPVRMPHLLKLSKLTALSDRQMVNELKTQMTLASAPSPSVETILHAILPFKYVDHTHADAVVTITNTANGADRIWEIYGDRLVVIPYVMPGFDLARVCAEKFAAEAHGGTVGMVLMNHGIFSFGATAREAYEGMIVLANEAEEYLKNQEVWKISYGQPQRSTTENRLALAQLRCDASKVAGFPLVMRQYQDEASLSFVQRPDLATISQQGPATPDHVIRTKRLPQLGRDVADYAKKYQEYFQRNDGKSGKAKTMLDPAPRIILDPKLGMLTLGTAAKSAAIAGDIYQHTMAIIRRATGLGGYQALLESDIFAVEYWDLEQAKLKQAGNSPMFAGEVALVTGGASGIGKASVAQLLKQGAAVIALDIQPSIKDLYHRPDFIGIECDLTDTNAFKQALEQGIAQFGGLDMLVLNAGIFPVARAIAELSTLEWQKVLNINLDANLTLLRECYPLLKLAPRGGRVVVIGSKNVAAPGPGLAAYSASKAALNQLMRVASLEWAKDNIRLNTIHPNGVFDTGFWTEEVLEARAQHYGLTVEEYKANNLLKVEVTSQDVAELVTAMASPLFGKITGAQLPLDGGNDRVI, from the coding sequence ATGAAGAGTTTATGGGATGACCGGGAAGCAAACCAATATCAGGGGGATTTATCCCAGCGGATTTATACGTCACGTTTGCTGGGCCGGGAGCCTTCCCTGGTGCTCCATGGCGGCGGCAATACCTCGGTGAAATGTCAAGTCACTAATTTGGTGGGTGAAAAGGAAGACATTCTCTATGTCAAGGGTAGTGGTTGGGATTTGGCCACCATTGAAGAAGCGGGGTTTGCGCCAGTGAGAATGCCCCATTTGCTGAAACTGTCTAAGTTGACGGCATTATCCGATCGCCAGATGGTCAATGAATTAAAAACCCAGATGACCCTGGCCAGCGCCCCCAGCCCTTCGGTGGAAACCATTCTCCACGCCATTTTGCCGTTCAAATATGTGGACCATACCCACGCCGATGCGGTGGTGACTATCACCAATACGGCCAACGGAGCAGACAGAATTTGGGAAATCTATGGCGATCGCCTGGTAGTTATTCCCTATGTAATGCCGGGATTCGACTTGGCCCGGGTGTGTGCGGAAAAATTCGCCGCCGAAGCCCATGGGGGAACAGTGGGCATGGTGTTAATGAACCATGGCATTTTTTCCTTTGGTGCCACCGCTCGGGAAGCCTATGAAGGCATGATTGTTTTAGCAAATGAAGCAGAAGAATATCTAAAAAACCAAGAGGTATGGAAGATTAGTTATGGCCAGCCGCAAAGGTCAACTACAGAAAATAGATTGGCATTGGCCCAATTACGCTGTGATGCCAGCAAAGTAGCTGGTTTTCCCTTAGTAATGCGGCAATATCAAGACGAAGCTAGTTTAAGCTTTGTACAAAGACCCGATTTAGCCACCATTAGCCAGCAAGGCCCCGCCACTCCAGACCACGTGATCCGCACCAAACGTTTACCCCAACTGGGTCGAGATGTGGCAGATTATGCCAAAAAGTATCAGGAATATTTCCAACGTAACGACGGTAAAAGTGGTAAAGCCAAAACCATGCTCGACCCGGCCCCCCGCATCATCCTCGATCCAAAATTGGGCATGCTTACCTTGGGAACTGCTGCTAAAAGTGCAGCGATCGCCGGGGATATTTATCAGCACACCATGGCAATTATCCGGCGAGCCACTGGGTTAGGAGGCTACCAAGCCCTACTAGAGTCAGACATTTTTGCGGTGGAATACTGGGATTTGGAACAGGCCAAATTAAAACAGGCTGGCAATTCCCCCATGTTTGCGGGGGAGGTGGCCCTCGTGACAGGAGGAGCTTCCGGCATTGGTAAAGCTTCCGTGGCCCAATTACTGAAACAAGGGGCGGCGGTGATTGCGTTGGACATTCAACCTAGTATCAAAGATCTTTATCATCGTCCTGACTTTATTGGCATTGAATGCGACCTCACAGATACCAATGCTTTTAAACAAGCTCTTGAACAGGGCATTGCTCAATTTGGTGGTCTGGATATGCTGGTGCTTAATGCTGGCATTTTTCCCGTGGCCCGGGCGATCGCCGAATTATCCACGTTGGAATGGCAAAAGGTTTTAAACATTAATTTAGATGCCAATTTAACCCTTCTGCGGGAATGTTATCCCCTGTTAAAGTTAGCTCCCAGGGGCGGCCGGGTGGTGGTAATTGGTTCTAAAAATGTGGCCGCACCAGGTCCAGGTTTGGCGGCTTATTCAGCGTCAAAAGCAGCATTAAATCAGTTAATGCGGGTGGCAAGCTTGGAATGGGCCAAGGATAACATTCGTTTAAATACTATCCATCCTAACGGGGTGTTTGATACGGGTTTTTGGACGGAGGAAGTGCTGGAAGCCAGGGCGCAACATTACGGTTTAACGGTGGAAGAGTATAAAGCTAATAATTTACTAAAAGTAGAGGTTACCAGTCAGGATGTGGCGGAATTAGTAACAGCCATGGCTAGTCCTTTATTTGGTAAAATTACCGGTGCTCAATTACCTTTAGATGGCGGTAATGATCGAGTTATTTAG